A DNA window from Camelina sativa cultivar DH55 chromosome 17, Cs, whole genome shotgun sequence contains the following coding sequences:
- the LOC104758312 gene encoding zinc-binding alcohol dehydrogenase domain-containing protein 2 isoform X3 has product MELKPGLSALVTGGASGLGRALCLALAEKGVFVTVADFSEEKGQETTSLVRKANAKFHPGLSFPSAIFVKCDVTSRGDLVAAFEKHLDTYGTLDICINNAGIGNPVRFDKDDTDGSKSWKHTVNVDLVAVIEGTQLAIKAMKTKQKPGVIINMGSAAGLYPMPIDPIYASAKAGVVLFTRSLGYYRRQGIRINVLCPEFIKTDLAEGMTASVLQSIGGFMSMDMLIKGAFELITDEKKAGACLWITNRRGLEYWPTPMEEAKYLVGSSSKKGPSFKLSTKIELPQNFEKIIVHALSHNFRNATRKIRAPLKLPIGPHQVLLKIIYAGVNASDVNFSSGRYFGGGSPKLPFDAGFEGVGIIAAVGESVKNLEVGTPAAVMTFGAYSEYMIVSSKHVLPVPRPDAEVVAMLTSGLTALIALEKAGQMKSGETVLVTAAAGGTGQFAVQLAKLAGNKVIATCGGSDKAKLLKDLGVDRVIDYRAEDIKTVLKKEFPKGVDVIYESVGGQMFDMCLNALAVYGRLIVIGMISQYQGEKGWQPANYPGLCEKILAKSQTVAGFFLVQYSQLWKPNLDKLFNLYSLGKLKVGIDQKKFIGLNAVADAVEYLHSGKSTGKVVVCMDPTFEQKTSRL; this is encoded by the exons TTCCATCTGCTATCTTTGTGAAATGTGATGTGACTAGTAGAG GAGATCTCGTGGCTGCTTTCGAGAAGCACTTAGACACATATGGAACACTGGACATCTGCATTAACAATGCTGGGATTGGCAATCCCGTTAGATTTGATAAAGATGACACTGATGGCTCTAAATCATGGAAACACACTGTTAATGTGGATCTCGTTGCAGTTATTGAAGGCACACAACTTGCA ATTAAAGCTatgaaaaccaaacaaaagccTGGAGTTATCATTAACATGGGATCAGCTGCGGGTCTTTATCCAATGCCCATTGATCCTATCTATGCTTCCGCTAAAG CTGGTGTCGTCTTATTCACTAGATCATTAGGGTATTACAGGCGTCAAGGGATCCGCATCAATGTGCTTTGCCCTGAA TTTATCAAGACAGACTTAGCTGAAGGTATGACTGCTTCAGTACTTCAGTCAATAGGCGGTTTCATGTCTATGGACATGTTGATAAAAG GTGCTTTTGAGCTTATAACCGATGAGAAGAAGGCCGGGGCTTGTTTGTGGATTACCAACCGCAGGGGTTTGGAGTATTGGCCAACTCCAATGGAAGAGGCAAAGTACTTGGTGGGTTCAAGTTCCAAGAAAGGACCTTCCTTTAAACTATCTACCAAGATTGAACTTCCTCAAAACTTCGAGAAAAT AATTGTACACGCCTTGTCTCATAATTTCCGCAATGCTACCCGCAAAATCCGCGCACCACTAAAACTACCCATTGGACCACACCAAGTTCTCCTGAAAATCATCTATGCTGGTGTTAACGCAAGTGAT GTGAACTTCAGCTCAGGTCGTTACTTTGGCGGCGGCTCCCCGAAGCTTCCCTTTGATGCTGGATTTGAG ggagttggaaTAATTGCAGCAGTGGGAGAATCTGTTAAGAATTTGGAAGTTGGGACTCCAGCTGCTGTTATGACATTTGGAGCGTATTCTGAATACATGATT GTTTCTTCTAAGCATGTGCTTCCTGTTCCAAGACCGGATGCAGAAGTTGTTGCCATGCTTACCTCGGGATTAACTGCATTAATCGCCCTTGAAAAG GCAGGACAAATGAAATCAGGTGAAACGGTACTTGTGACTGCTGCTGCAGGAGGGACTGGACAATTCGCAGTCCAG CTTGCAAAGTTAGCAGGGAATAAGGTGATTGCTACTTGTGGAGGATCAGATAAGGCCAAGCTGTTAAAAGATCTTGGGGTCGATCGTGTCATCGACTATAGAGCCGAGGATATCAAGACG GTCTTGAAAAAGGAGTTTCCAAAGGGTGTAGATGTTATATATGAATCAGTAGGTGGTCAAATGTTTGATATGTGCTTGAATGCTCTTGCTGTTTACGGACGACTCATCGTGATTGGAATGATCTCTCAG TATCAAGGAGAGAAGGGATGGCAACCTGCAAACTATCCAGGGCTGTGCGAGAAAATATTAGCAAAAAGCCAAACTGTG GCTGGTTTCTTTCTGGTGCAATATAGTCAACTGTGGAAACCAAATCTTGACAAGCTATTCAATCTTTACTCTCTCGGAAAGCTTAAG GTTGGGATTGATCAGAAGAAGTTTATAGGTCTAAACGCTGTTGCAGATGCTGTTGAGTATCTGCATTCGGGTAAAAGCACTGGAAAG GTTGTCGTGTGCATGGATCCCACATTCGAGCAGAAAACGTCGAGACTGTaa
- the LOC104758312 gene encoding zinc-binding alcohol dehydrogenase domain-containing protein 2 isoform X1 produces the protein MELKPGLSALVTGGASGLGRALCLALAEKGVFVTVADFSEEKGQETTSLVRKANAKFHPGLSFPSAIFVKCDVTSRGDLVAAFEKHLDTYGTLDICINNAGIGNPVRFDKDDTDGSKSWKHTVNVDLVAVIEGTQLAIKAMKTKQKPGVIINMGSAAGLYPMPIDPIYASAKAGVVLFTRSLGYYRRQGIRINVLCPEFIKTDLAEGMTASVLQSIGGFMSMDMLIKGAFELITDEKKAGACLWITNRRGLEYWPTPMEEAKYLVGSSSKKGPSFKLSTKIELPQNFEKIIVHALSHNFRNATRKIRAPLKLPIGPHQVLLKIIYAGVNASDVNFSSGRYFGGGSPKLPFDAGFEGVGIIAAVGESVKNLEVGTPAAVMTFGAYSEYMIVSSKHVLPVPRPDAEVVAMLTSGLTALIALEKAGQMKSGETVLVTAAAGGTGQFAVQLAKLAGNKVIATCGGSDKAKLLKDLGVDRVIDYRAEDIKTVLKKEFPKGVDVIYESVGGQMFDMCLNALAVYGRLIVIGMISQYQGEKGWQPANYPGLCEKILAKSQTVAGFFLVQYSQLWKPNLDKLFNLYSLGKLKVGIDQKKFIGLNAVADAVEYLHSGKSTGKVKMSFLTNGKLKSCRVHGSHIRAENVETVNKKMTKY, from the exons TTCCATCTGCTATCTTTGTGAAATGTGATGTGACTAGTAGAG GAGATCTCGTGGCTGCTTTCGAGAAGCACTTAGACACATATGGAACACTGGACATCTGCATTAACAATGCTGGGATTGGCAATCCCGTTAGATTTGATAAAGATGACACTGATGGCTCTAAATCATGGAAACACACTGTTAATGTGGATCTCGTTGCAGTTATTGAAGGCACACAACTTGCA ATTAAAGCTatgaaaaccaaacaaaagccTGGAGTTATCATTAACATGGGATCAGCTGCGGGTCTTTATCCAATGCCCATTGATCCTATCTATGCTTCCGCTAAAG CTGGTGTCGTCTTATTCACTAGATCATTAGGGTATTACAGGCGTCAAGGGATCCGCATCAATGTGCTTTGCCCTGAA TTTATCAAGACAGACTTAGCTGAAGGTATGACTGCTTCAGTACTTCAGTCAATAGGCGGTTTCATGTCTATGGACATGTTGATAAAAG GTGCTTTTGAGCTTATAACCGATGAGAAGAAGGCCGGGGCTTGTTTGTGGATTACCAACCGCAGGGGTTTGGAGTATTGGCCAACTCCAATGGAAGAGGCAAAGTACTTGGTGGGTTCAAGTTCCAAGAAAGGACCTTCCTTTAAACTATCTACCAAGATTGAACTTCCTCAAAACTTCGAGAAAAT AATTGTACACGCCTTGTCTCATAATTTCCGCAATGCTACCCGCAAAATCCGCGCACCACTAAAACTACCCATTGGACCACACCAAGTTCTCCTGAAAATCATCTATGCTGGTGTTAACGCAAGTGAT GTGAACTTCAGCTCAGGTCGTTACTTTGGCGGCGGCTCCCCGAAGCTTCCCTTTGATGCTGGATTTGAG ggagttggaaTAATTGCAGCAGTGGGAGAATCTGTTAAGAATTTGGAAGTTGGGACTCCAGCTGCTGTTATGACATTTGGAGCGTATTCTGAATACATGATT GTTTCTTCTAAGCATGTGCTTCCTGTTCCAAGACCGGATGCAGAAGTTGTTGCCATGCTTACCTCGGGATTAACTGCATTAATCGCCCTTGAAAAG GCAGGACAAATGAAATCAGGTGAAACGGTACTTGTGACTGCTGCTGCAGGAGGGACTGGACAATTCGCAGTCCAG CTTGCAAAGTTAGCAGGGAATAAGGTGATTGCTACTTGTGGAGGATCAGATAAGGCCAAGCTGTTAAAAGATCTTGGGGTCGATCGTGTCATCGACTATAGAGCCGAGGATATCAAGACG GTCTTGAAAAAGGAGTTTCCAAAGGGTGTAGATGTTATATATGAATCAGTAGGTGGTCAAATGTTTGATATGTGCTTGAATGCTCTTGCTGTTTACGGACGACTCATCGTGATTGGAATGATCTCTCAG TATCAAGGAGAGAAGGGATGGCAACCTGCAAACTATCCAGGGCTGTGCGAGAAAATATTAGCAAAAAGCCAAACTGTG GCTGGTTTCTTTCTGGTGCAATATAGTCAACTGTGGAAACCAAATCTTGACAAGCTATTCAATCTTTACTCTCTCGGAAAGCTTAAG GTTGGGATTGATCAGAAGAAGTTTATAGGTCTAAACGCTGTTGCAGATGCTGTTGAGTATCTGCATTCGGGTAAAAGCACTGGAAAGGTTAAAATGTCTTTTTTAACTAATGGAAAGTTAAAGA GTTGTCGTGTGCATGGATCCCACATTCGAGCAGAAAACGTCGAGACTGTaaacaagaaaatgacaaaGTATTAA
- the LOC104758312 gene encoding zinc-binding alcohol dehydrogenase domain-containing protein 2 isoform X2 translates to MELKPGLSALVTGGASGLGRALCLALAEKGVFVTVADFSEEKGQETTSLVRKANAKFHPGLSFPSAIFVKCDVTSRGDLVAAFEKHLDTYGTLDICINNAGIGNPVRFDKDDTDGSKSWKHTVNVDLVAVIEGTQLAIKAMKTKQKPGVIINMGSAAGLYPMPIDPIYASAKAGVVLFTRSLGYYRRQGIRINVLCPEFIKTDLAEGMTASVLQSIGGFMSMDMLIKGAFELITDEKKAGACLWITNRRGLEYWPTPMEEAKYLVGSSSKKGPSFKLSTKIELPQNFEKIIVHALSHNFRNATRKIRAPLKLPIGPHQVLLKIIYAGVNASDVNFSSGRYFGGGSPKLPFDAGFEGVGIIAAVGESVKNLEVGTPAAVMTFGAYSEYMIVSSKHVLPVPRPDAEVVAMLTSGLTALIALEKAGQMKSGETVLVTAAAGGTGQFAVQLAKLAGNKVIATCGGSDKAKLLKDLGVDRVIDYRAEDIKTVLKKEFPKGVDVIYESVGGQMFDMCLNALAVYGRLIVIGMISQYQGEKGWQPANYPGLCEKILAKSQTVAGFFLVQYSQLWKPNLDKLFNLYSLGKLKVGIDQKKFIGLNAVADAVEYLHSGCRVHGSHIRAENVETVNKKMTKY, encoded by the exons TTCCATCTGCTATCTTTGTGAAATGTGATGTGACTAGTAGAG GAGATCTCGTGGCTGCTTTCGAGAAGCACTTAGACACATATGGAACACTGGACATCTGCATTAACAATGCTGGGATTGGCAATCCCGTTAGATTTGATAAAGATGACACTGATGGCTCTAAATCATGGAAACACACTGTTAATGTGGATCTCGTTGCAGTTATTGAAGGCACACAACTTGCA ATTAAAGCTatgaaaaccaaacaaaagccTGGAGTTATCATTAACATGGGATCAGCTGCGGGTCTTTATCCAATGCCCATTGATCCTATCTATGCTTCCGCTAAAG CTGGTGTCGTCTTATTCACTAGATCATTAGGGTATTACAGGCGTCAAGGGATCCGCATCAATGTGCTTTGCCCTGAA TTTATCAAGACAGACTTAGCTGAAGGTATGACTGCTTCAGTACTTCAGTCAATAGGCGGTTTCATGTCTATGGACATGTTGATAAAAG GTGCTTTTGAGCTTATAACCGATGAGAAGAAGGCCGGGGCTTGTTTGTGGATTACCAACCGCAGGGGTTTGGAGTATTGGCCAACTCCAATGGAAGAGGCAAAGTACTTGGTGGGTTCAAGTTCCAAGAAAGGACCTTCCTTTAAACTATCTACCAAGATTGAACTTCCTCAAAACTTCGAGAAAAT AATTGTACACGCCTTGTCTCATAATTTCCGCAATGCTACCCGCAAAATCCGCGCACCACTAAAACTACCCATTGGACCACACCAAGTTCTCCTGAAAATCATCTATGCTGGTGTTAACGCAAGTGAT GTGAACTTCAGCTCAGGTCGTTACTTTGGCGGCGGCTCCCCGAAGCTTCCCTTTGATGCTGGATTTGAG ggagttggaaTAATTGCAGCAGTGGGAGAATCTGTTAAGAATTTGGAAGTTGGGACTCCAGCTGCTGTTATGACATTTGGAGCGTATTCTGAATACATGATT GTTTCTTCTAAGCATGTGCTTCCTGTTCCAAGACCGGATGCAGAAGTTGTTGCCATGCTTACCTCGGGATTAACTGCATTAATCGCCCTTGAAAAG GCAGGACAAATGAAATCAGGTGAAACGGTACTTGTGACTGCTGCTGCAGGAGGGACTGGACAATTCGCAGTCCAG CTTGCAAAGTTAGCAGGGAATAAGGTGATTGCTACTTGTGGAGGATCAGATAAGGCCAAGCTGTTAAAAGATCTTGGGGTCGATCGTGTCATCGACTATAGAGCCGAGGATATCAAGACG GTCTTGAAAAAGGAGTTTCCAAAGGGTGTAGATGTTATATATGAATCAGTAGGTGGTCAAATGTTTGATATGTGCTTGAATGCTCTTGCTGTTTACGGACGACTCATCGTGATTGGAATGATCTCTCAG TATCAAGGAGAGAAGGGATGGCAACCTGCAAACTATCCAGGGCTGTGCGAGAAAATATTAGCAAAAAGCCAAACTGTG GCTGGTTTCTTTCTGGTGCAATATAGTCAACTGTGGAAACCAAATCTTGACAAGCTATTCAATCTTTACTCTCTCGGAAAGCTTAAG GTTGGGATTGATCAGAAGAAGTTTATAGGTCTAAACGCTGTTGCAGATGCTGTTGAGTATCTGCATTCGG GTTGTCGTGTGCATGGATCCCACATTCGAGCAGAAAACGTCGAGACTGTaaacaagaaaatgacaaaGTATTAA